CTGTTTGGAACAATGACAAGTTCGCCCGAGCGCTTGCGCAAAAAAGTGTCACGGATCGAGATCTCCTCGACCCTGCCGCGCAGAGCTTCGCATACGATATCATCGCCAATGCGCATAGGTTTGCGAAGTAGGATGAGAAAACCTGCGAGAAAATTCTCGAAAATGTCTTTGAAAGCTAGGCCGATGGCGATGGAGCCAATGCCGAGACCTGCAACAAGATTTGTCGGAGTAAGATTAGGAAACACGACGGTTGCGGCAACAAGAAGGCCTACGATCCAAATGATGAGGCGCACAATCGTGCTGATGGCGGCCAAAAGTGACGGCCGTGTTTTTGACCGCGTCAGCAGTCTCTTTGTAATCAGGCCTGCAAACTGCGCTATGGCCCATGTCAGGACTAGAATGACGACGGCGACCAGAATGTTTGGCAGCAGCGCGATGAACTCCTGGGTAAAGGTCGCGATCTGCTCACGCAGGATTTGAATAGGTTCCAATTCTTTGTCCATTCGCTTTTCAGTCTAACATGAGATGAAAAGAGGGCTTACCAGCCGCCTATGTCGTGGATCTCGGCCCAGCGAAAAACCAGATTGTAAAGCCTAGAATTGGAAGCACAATCACCAGAAGCGACCACAGCACCTTTTTACCCGCTGATGCGCTTGATCCGACTATCGAAACGAGAGCCCAGATGTCGAGGGCGAGGATGATAAGACCGCCAATACCTGTGAGTTCAAACATGCGAGCCACCCTATGTTTTTGTCATCCTAAGTAAACGCACGGGCGGTGCGCTGTCCACCGAGGATCGAGGCTGGATTCACAAATGCGGATGGCACAGACGTGGACGGGTTCATCAGCTTTTCGCTGAGTGTCCAGAATCGGCGCAAGTCGCGCATGGGGCATTCGCTGGAGAACCATCTGGCGGCTGTTTTGCGGGCGCATAACATCCGGCACGTCCGGGGTGCCTTGACCGAGCATAACCACAAGCCGGATTTCCTCTTTCCCGATCTGGAAACCTACCAGGCAGCTCCAGCAGAAGGCGATCCGCGCCTGACGATGCTGGGGGCCAAGTCCACCTGCAAGGACCGCTGGCGGCAGGTTCTGGCCGAAGCCGAGAAGATCAGCCGGAAACACCTTCTCACACTGGAACCCGGGATTTCAGAGCCACAGACCAACCAGATGGAGGCGTCCAGCCTTCAGCTTGTGGTCCCCTCCCCCGTTCACAACAGCTACACCGATGCGCATCGCGGCTGACTCTGGTCTGTTGGGGACTTCATCGGCGAAGTGCGGAGACGTCGAACGTAACCCATAACAGATAACACTTACCGTCTCCTGCCGTCGATTTCGGCGGTGTCCGGTATACTGATGCCGCCTGCGCGGAGACATTCATAAAGCAGCTCTTTCTTTGTTAAGCCGCGCTTGCTGGCCTCGCGCGCGAAAGCATCCTTGATCGGCTCCGGCACGTTTGTGAAAGAAAATTGGACCCGTGGAGCGTCCTTGAGAGCAGAAGATTTTGCTTTGCTGACACTCGGCAGCGGCGCGGCCAGCTCCTTCAGCTTCCGTGAACCACCTTCATCTTCCAGATCATCATCGAGATTTACGCTGACTTTGGCCATGAACTACTCCTGTAGAAACTGAGAAGGCCCCTGCCCTGCAAATCGGCAAGCACTGACTTTACGGATCGACGCGCTGATCCCTGTGGTGACTGACCCGTTGAGGTCATTTCCTTGAAGCCGGTTCGATGCGCGCACATTGCGTTGAGGCGCGGTACGCTCTGCGCATCAAGTGCATCCGTGATCGCTTGCGTGATATTGGTATTTGTATCAACGTCCATCATCACCACGAGCGCCGCGATGTCCTTTTCCATTGTCTCTGCAACACTTTGAACATGGGAATAGGTGCGCTTCGCACCCTTGGCATCCGCCTCATTTGCCTTGGAGGGGATCAAGATCAGATTGGCGGCCGCGATAGCGTGCATTGCCATGGCCGACTTGAAACCGGCCGTATCCACAAAGATCGCGTCATAGGCGGGTTCAGCCTTCTTCAGAGCCTTAACTGTCGGGATCAGCTTTTCGTCGTTCTCTTCGTAAAGCCAGTCAAGGTCCGTTTCATCCTTCTTGGCCCACGCTTCCAGATGCCGTTGCGGGTCTGTGTCGATCACCGCGATCCTCGCGCCATCTTCGACCATGAGGCTCGCCAGAGCCGTCAGCAGGGTGGTTTTCCCTGCGCCGCCTTTTTCCTGAACTACGCTGATAACCTGCGTCATCTTCTGCCCTCAATTTTCGAAACCCATAACAGGCAACACATAACAGTCAACTATTAACAGATAACAGGCAGCAGTTATCTAATACCTGTTATCTTTTATGGAGCCCTGCCTTTACGCTCATACCATTTGCGGCAGAACCCAATGAAAGCGCCGTCTGGATGGCGTGGTGGTTCGCTCATCCACATCCGCCATTCCTGTTCGAGGAAGTAGACATCCCATGTCGGAGCGGCTTCGCGCGCCTTTTCATATGCTTCTGGAGACAACCGAACGGATATCTCCGAAGAGATCGAAGGAGCGTCCCCGTATATGTCGAGGAATTCGGGCTTGGGTGAGACCTCAAGCACATCATGCAATAACCTGAAGCTGTAATCAGGCATGTGAGACTGGTCTGCGTCGGCCTTGCAGATCGCCTTCACCAAGCGCTTGAACTCTTTGGGTGTGGAAGTCGAGCCGGTCTTGTGTTGTAGCTTGTCGAGGCCGATCCGCCAGACATCCTGCTTCCCGCAGTGTTTTCTAGCCAGCTCATACAGACGCCGTTCCAAGGGCTTCCGAAGCTGAAAATACGCCTTGTTGAGCGTCAGAACATTCTTGTTTTCGATGGCTTTGACAAGCCAGTCCCCCATCTCCAGTTCCACGCTGAGAAGGCGGCCGGTAGAATCTTCCTTGACGATCCGGGCATCAGTGATGAACGAGATTGATCGCCATTCGCCGATACCGTGATCGTGGATATTGGTTTCGATCTGGGTGAACTGAAGGCGAGTGAGGGCGCGCCGAAGGGTTGCGTAAGCCTGCCCAGTGGTATGCCGATTCGTGGCTTTCAAAAGGTCGTGCGCAGAGATTCTGACACGGCGGCCGATTTCCTGACCTTCGTTCTTCGCAGCCATAAGTTGGCTGAGCACGTAAATCAGAATGTCGCGGTCGAAGACATTAGCGCGGCCTTCTTCAGCCGCTGGTGTGATCTTCACCTTTACATTGCCCTGCTCATACTCGAACGCCGCGAGGTCTTTTTTCACCGAAAGCGAGAACAACGGATGCTCCATCGAGGCACGGTCGCTCTTGGGGGTCGCATCGAGAATGTCACATACGAACAGGTCCGGCTCAGTGTGCCGCCGCGGGAGCAAAGCTGTCCGTTTACGAGGCCGCGCCATTATTCGATACTCTACCCACTGTTATTCGACAGTCTGCCCACCAACGGCGGGTCATTGATCGATACTCTACACACCCATCTTCGCTAGTCTACCCACCATCTTTCGATACTCTACACACCAACGACATGAAAAAAGCCGAATTCATAGTTTAATTTTAAATGCTTACGAGCGGGCCGATTCTCGTAACACCTTCTATAACACATATATAACACACAGCTTCGCAGCCCGAACTGACCTGCTGCCACCTTGGACCTCGACATCCCGCCACAAAAACGCCCCTCACCTTTGCAGGGGAAGGGCGCTCGGAGACATTTCCGTTCACGGCCATCGGCGTCCCCGCCTATGCCGCGAAGCAATCCTACCACGTCATCTTTGTTCCACAAATATCCCGGAGGTGAATGCCCCTTCGGGGCAGAGGAGGCTGAGAATAGGGGAAAGCGGCAGATCGAGCGCTTCCCCTCATTCATTGTAGCGGACGCAGATCGTGGTGCCGGTGGTGGTCATTGTCCAAGTATACCCGACCATCAACTGACATGTGTACTTGTTGGTGGCTAAGAGCCAAGGCAGCGTAACCGTCATCGCCAGAGTGAGGAAGAGCGCAGCCAAACCAAACAGGGGCCACCGCGATTTCCACTGATCGAGCAGCTTTTCCCGTTCCCAGAGTTGGCGAAGTGCAATCGATTTGTCTTCTTCAGCTTTCGCCAGAACGTCCCGCGCCCTGTTTGAAGCCTGAAGTAGATCGACGCACATCTGTCCCATGCGCACGAGATTGTCGTTGATCTTTCCGTCAATCGTTGCGCCGACCAGCTCGCCATATCGTTTGGGATCGGTTTGTTCTGCGGCAAGGAACGTGGCGGAACGGACTTCGGCGAGTGTTCCATCAAGGTCTTTCAGAACTTTGGTCTGCGCATCGACGCGATCCGATGTGCGCGCCACGACCTTTGACATCAGCTCGACGGTTTCACGCAGCTCGTCATCGAATGGCGGGGTAGGGGAGGGGGTATCGTCAGACATGGCGGCTCCTTTCCGGGGCTCAGGCGGCGCCCTACGGGACAAAGAGCCCTCGGAACTCGGGATCGGCGTAATAGCGCAGCTTTTGGGCCAAGGCGGATGTCTGGCCCTGGACGCGCAGGAGCTGCACGTTGGGCGGCATCTGCATGATTTCGTCGGGCGTCAGCAGATCGCGGCCGGTGAGGTGGTTCGAGAAGCTGGGGCCGTCGCCAGGCTTGAAGCTGTCGGTCTGGAAGCGGGAGGTTTCCTGGCCGATCATCTGGCTCAGCCATTTGGCGGTTTCGAAGTCGTTCACGCCGAAGACCTGTTGCACCCCGGCATTGGCGATGAAGGTGTTTGCCCGGTCGCCGTAGAGATCGCGAAGCTGGCTCATGTCCTGCAGGATCGGCCAGAGCTGAAGCCCGTAGCCCGCCATCAGCCCCATGGCGCGCTCTACGGCCTCTAGACGGCCCAGAGCGGCAAACTCGTCCAGAAGGAAGAGGGTAGGACTGTTGAGCCGCTGAGAGGCGCTCTGAGCGCACACAGAGGCTTCAGCGTCCCGTGCAATGTCCTGGAGGGCCTGAGAGACCAGAAGGCGCAGCCAGCGGCTGTAGGCGTCCATCCGGTTGGGAGGCAGTACCAGGAACACGGAGGTGATCCGGTGGCGCAGATCGGAGAGGGCGAAGTCTGAGCGCGCCAGACACTTTGCGATCCGGGGCGAGTCCAGGAAATGCGTGTGGCGTTGTGCGTTCGACAGCACCGAGGCGGCTTCCCGATCCGCCTTGCCGAGGAAGCGGTTGGCTGCGCGGGCGATCAGCCCGCCTGCCTCGTCGCTGTCCTGCATCAGCTCCAGCAGCGCCCGGAGATTTTCCGGGGGCAGGGTGAGATATTCCCGGACGGTGGCGAGCGACCGGCGGTCACGATCCTCGTGGCAGACGCAGAACATGATCAGCCCGCCGAGGATGGCCTTGGCCTCCTCGTTCCAGTGCGCTTCCGTCACCTGTCCCGGCGGGTCCATCACAAGCGCTTCTGTCAGGGAGGCCGCATCCTCGCCCAGATCGAGGCTACCCGGGGTCAGCCGGTCGAGCGGGTTGTAGGCGGCGGATGGATGGCCGCTGACCTCAAAGGGATCGAGAACGTGGACCGTCCCGAACCGCCGCCGGGCTTCTCCGGCGATCCGGGCATTCTCGCCCTTTGGGTCGATGACCAGAACCGAGCGTTCCGCCGCCAGCAGGTTCGGGATCACGGTGCCGACGCCTTTCCCGGCGCGTGTCGGGGCGAGGGTGATCAGATGGGCAGGACCGTCATAGTGCAGCAACCGCCCGGTGTGCGGATTGCGCCCGATCAGAAGTCCGGCATCGTCTTGCCCTTTGCTCCGCTCCAGCTTCTTCAGCTCCTTGCGGTTCGCAAACCGGGCGGAGCCGTGGCTGTCACCGGTCAGACTGAAATAGGCATCGGCACCGGAGGCCATGCGCCAATACTGAAACCCGAACACAGCGCCAATGAGCATGAAGGGACCAAATACTAGCCATTGCCAGGCGCTTTCACCGGGCGGCTGGTCGAAGAAGGCGAAGATGAACGGCGTGGCCACAAGTGTTCCGAGCATCGCTCCGAACAGGACAGCACCGATCAACCATCCGAGCATGATGGGCGTGAAGATCAACCGACCGAAGAAGCGGAACAGCCCCCCGAAGACGAGCATCACGCTCCGCATCAGGACGCGCCATCATCGGTAGGGGCAGGGGCGTCCCATTCTGCGAAGGCTTTGCGATCCTGTTCACGGGACAGATTGCGGATCAGCCGGTCGAGCATGGCGGCGGCATTGGAATCCCGTTCCGCCAGGTCCATGAGCGCCCCGCCCAGGATCACCTTGCGGCGTGTATCCAGCTTGCGCTGTCTGGTGGCTTCCCGGTTCTTCAGAGCCTGTAGGCGGGCCTTGGCCTGGGCATAGCGTTTCTCGGCGCGTTCAAGCTCAGTCTCGGCCAATTCGGGAATCCACTTCAAAAAGGGCAGGTGTAAAGGTTAGGCTTGCCACAACCATCGGTAGCGCTTACCCGTAGGCCTGTAAAGGACAAGGGCGCACTTATGCAAACTCTACACCTACGGTTTCGAGATTTGCGTGCGATCTCTTTGGGGCTAAGCCCCAGCCGATGGCAGACCCGTTCGATGCGGCGTGCATCGAAATGGGAGACGGCATCGCCTCTCCCAAACCCTCTACGACCAACTTGCGCAGTTGGATGGCGTCTCGCACCGCGGCCCCCCGTGGGCATCCCGTGCCCCGTGGACGGGGCTGGATTGCCGGGGGTGCCGCGCTTGCGGGCTGCGCGGATCGTCGGACCTGTCGGTGACGATCCTTGCCGGGTTTGCCTCCGGCAAACCGCCAGTGATCTGCCCCCATATCCCGCCCCCCATGCGGCTGGGGATCTGGGGGCAGATCACTGGCAAGCCCGCGCCTCAGAGAGCCAGAGGCTCACTTCAGGTGGGCTGTCTTTTCCACTCGCTCCGCGCCGGGTCAGGGCGCGATTCATCGGGGAAAAGACGGCTGACCCAGTGGCCCATGTTGGGGCATGGTCCGGGGTCAGCAGCGGCGCACTTTGTCGTCGTTCACGTCACGGTCGAGAGTAGGGCGATGGCCAGCTACCACCTCTCCGTGAAGACGATCAAACGCAGCGCCGGGCGCTCGGCCACGGCGGCGGCGGCCTATCGTGTCGGGGAGCGCATCGAGTGCCAGCGTGAAGGACGCGTCCACGATTACACCCGCAAGCAGGGCATCGAGGAGATCTTCATTCTGACCCCGAAGGACGCTCCGGACTGGGCCACGGACCGGTCCCGCCTCTGGAACGAGGTTGAGGCCAGCGAGACCCGCCGCAACTCCGTCACCGCCCGCGAATGGGAGCTGGCCCTACCGTCCGAGATCACCGCCGAGGACCGCTCGCAGATCACCCGCGACTTTGCCCAGGAGTTGGTCAGCCGCTACGGCGTTGCCGTCGATGTGGCGATCCACGCACCGCACCGGGAAGGCGATCAGCGCAACCACCATGCCCATGTGCTGACGTCCACGCGCAAGCTGGAAGCGGACGGCTTCACGGCCAAGACCCGCGTGCTCGACTCCGCGAAGACCGGCGGCGTCGAGATAGAACAGATGCGCGGCCTATGGGCTGAGTTGCAAAACCGAGCGCTGGAGCGGGCAGGGGAGGTGGAACGCGTCGATCACCGGTCGCTCGAAGCGCAGCGCGAGGCGGCGCTGGAGCGGGGTGACGAGCTGACGGCGGAGGAGCTGGACCGTGACCCCGAGCTAAAGCTGGGGCCAGCAGCGAATTCCATGGAGCGGCGCGCGAAGGTGATGGCCGAGCGCCAGGGCCGGGAATACAAACCCGTCACTGAACGCGGGGCCGTGGTCCACGCTGCCCGCCAGGCCCGCGCCGCGTTCCGCGAAATGCGCGAGCGTCTGGACATTGCGCGGGAGACTTATGGGGCCGAGCGCGAGGCGGGGCAGGGACGTGTGTCCGCAGGTCTGGCTGCGCTACGGGCCGCAACCGCGAAAGACCGCGACCGAAACCCGGAGGATTTCCGGGAGCGGCTGGCGCGCGTTGTGGACAGGTCACGGGACCAGGACGACACGCCCAAGCCTGAAGGCCGCAATTATGCGCGGGAGCGACTGAAAGAGATCATGGAGAAAGACGCCGGGCGCGATGGCCAGTCGGCGGTTCACAAGCTCGACGGTCACAGCGAGTTTGATCTGGGCGAGGACACAGGACGTGAGGCGCGTAAGCCGTCCGTCAAAGAGCGCTTGAAAGACGTTCTGAACAAGCCGCGTGAAAAGCTGGAGGTCGAGGACGAACGCGACCAGGAGAAGGAACAGGAAGTCGAGAAAGATCGGGATATCGACCGTGATCCGGGCCTCAGTCACTGACAAGGCGATGTGAAGTCGTTTCTCCGTTCGTCATGGGAATGCTCGCTTGAGAGAAGCCGACACCGACCAGAAACGAAATCACGCCGGTGGCCGTCTTGAATTCACGGACCTTGATCGCATTCTGTGTCACTCGCGTCCTGGCAGTGACAAGGATTTTCTCGTTTCCGTCCTTGCCAACAGTCCGCATGATCCACAGACCGTACCAGCTTGGACCCTTGCGTTCAGGATCGGCTTTGCACAGCACTTCGACCGTGTGGCCCTCCTCGGCAAGCGCCCGAAGGCCTTGTTCGGTGGTCACGTTTAGTTCGATTTCAGCCGTCTGGTTCATAGCGCATATCAACAGAAACAATGATGATATTCTTCTGCCCGAATCTAACCAAGGCATCAATCGTATATTATCGGGCAGGGAATGGCTCGATAGAGTTCAGTGATCCCGGCAATGTGCCGGTCTCGCTTTGAGCGATAGACAAGGCAGGGGATCGACGGGCTGACGCCCGCTCACCCCCACCCTGACAGTTTCCAAATCCTGTTGATCCGCCTGCCATCCTGGCAGGTCCGAGAAAACCGGCAAGCGCCGCCTTTGGCGTCGGTTCCGGTCGAGAATTCCGGTTCCTCCAACGCGCAGGCGCGCGGTTCCCTCCCAAATTCACGCCCTCCACCCGGTTGTCACGGCCCCGCCAGGCCGCAGGACGGGCTTTGCCCTTACCTGCTCTGCCCTTCGGACTGCATGGGCATTCCAAAGATCAGAACAGGAAGGCCCGCCCACGGCGGAAAGGGGGAAGAGACCCGGCCCGCGTAACGCGAAGGAGGGTCACAAATGACCGCAGAGAAGTTTGACGTTTATTCCCATGTCACCAACCAGATTATCGCGCAGATCGAGGCGGGAACGCCGCCCTGGCGCAAGCCGTGGACCGGTGGCGGGGTGTCTGTCAGCTTGCCGGAACGGTTCAACGGCGAGGCTTATCGGGGCATCAACATCCTGATGCTTTGGGCAACCGCGATGGCCAAGGATTACAGCTCAGCCCGCTGGATGACGTTCAATCAGGCCAAGCAGCTTGGGGGCCATGTCCGCAAGGGTGAGAAATCCGCAACCGTGGTAAAATACGGCACCGTCGAGCGCGAGGACGAGAACGGCGAAGAACGCCAGATCTCCTATGCCAAGGCCTACCGCGTGTTCAATGCCGACCAGATCGAGGGCTTGCCCGCTGAATTCTACATTCTACTCGATCCGCCCCGTGATCTTGACACCGTGGCCGACACCGAGCTGGA
This is a stretch of genomic DNA from Roseivivax sp. THAF197b. It encodes these proteins:
- a CDS encoding mechanosensitive ion channel family protein, producing MDKELEPIQILREQIATFTQEFIALLPNILVAVVILVLTWAIAQFAGLITKRLLTRSKTRPSLLAAISTIVRLIIWIVGLLVAATVVFPNLTPTNLVAGLGIGSIAIGLAFKDIFENFLAGFLILLRKPMRIGDDIVCEALRGRVEEISIRDTFLRKRSGELVIVPNSFLFKNPVEILTDRDLRRISIVVGVAYGEDVATAKQIIENVVRDINHPEAKREAEVYATEFNSSSIDFMVRWWASSAPPEEHRSRDRAVIAIKAALDHAGIEIPFPYRTMTFAEPLEIHSKSPDEQFDAEKS
- a CDS encoding PLD nuclease N-terminal domain-containing protein, producing the protein MFELTGIGGLIILALDIWALVSIVGSSASAGKKVLWSLLVIVLPILGFTIWFFAGPRSTT
- a CDS encoding type II restriction endonuclease, with translation MDGFISFSLSVQNRRKSRMGHSLENHLAAVLRAHNIRHVRGALTEHNHKPDFLFPDLETYQAAPAEGDPRLTMLGAKSTCKDRWRQVLAEAEKISRKHLLTLEPGISEPQTNQMEASSLQLVVPSPVHNSYTDAHRG
- a CDS encoding ParA family protein, with the protein product MTQVISVVQEKGGAGKTTLLTALASLMVEDGARIAVIDTDPQRHLEAWAKKDETDLDWLYEENDEKLIPTVKALKKAEPAYDAIFVDTAGFKSAMAMHAIAAANLILIPSKANEADAKGAKRTYSHVQSVAETMEKDIAALVVMMDVDTNTNITQAITDALDAQSVPRLNAMCAHRTGFKEMTSTGQSPQGSARRSVKSVLADLQGRGLLSFYRSSSWPKSA
- a CDS encoding replication initiator protein A → MFSLSVKKDLAAFEYEQGNVKVKITPAAEEGRANVFDRDILIYVLSQLMAAKNEGQEIGRRVRISAHDLLKATNRHTTGQAYATLRRALTRLQFTQIETNIHDHGIGEWRSISFITDARIVKEDSTGRLLSVELEMGDWLVKAIENKNVLTLNKAYFQLRKPLERRLYELARKHCGKQDVWRIGLDKLQHKTGSTSTPKEFKRLVKAICKADADQSHMPDYSFRLLHDVLEVSPKPEFLDIYGDAPSISSEISVRLSPEAYEKAREAAPTWDVYFLEQEWRMWMSEPPRHPDGAFIGFCRKWYERKGRAP
- a CDS encoding type IV secretory system conjugative DNA transfer family protein, yielding MRSVMLVFGGLFRFFGRLIFTPIMLGWLIGAVLFGAMLGTLVATPFIFAFFDQPPGESAWQWLVFGPFMLIGAVFGFQYWRMASGADAYFSLTGDSHGSARFANRKELKKLERSKGQDDAGLLIGRNPHTGRLLHYDGPAHLITLAPTRAGKGVGTVIPNLLAAERSVLVIDPKGENARIAGEARRRFGTVHVLDPFEVSGHPSAAYNPLDRLTPGSLDLGEDAASLTEALVMDPPGQVTEAHWNEEAKAILGGLIMFCVCHEDRDRRSLATVREYLTLPPENLRALLELMQDSDEAGGLIARAANRFLGKADREAASVLSNAQRHTHFLDSPRIAKCLARSDFALSDLRHRITSVFLVLPPNRMDAYSRWLRLLVSQALQDIARDAEASVCAQSASQRLNSPTLFLLDEFAALGRLEAVERAMGLMAGYGLQLWPILQDMSQLRDLYGDRANTFIANAGVQQVFGVNDFETAKWLSQMIGQETSRFQTDSFKPGDGPSFSNHLTGRDLLTPDEIMQMPPNVQLLRVQGQTSALAQKLRYYADPEFRGLFVP
- a CDS encoding mobilization protein, which codes for MAETELERAEKRYAQAKARLQALKNREATRQRKLDTRRKVILGGALMDLAERDSNAAAMLDRLIRNLSREQDRKAFAEWDAPAPTDDGAS
- the mobQ gene encoding MobQ family relaxase, translating into MASYHLSVKTIKRSAGRSATAAAAYRVGERIECQREGRVHDYTRKQGIEEIFILTPKDAPDWATDRSRLWNEVEASETRRNSVTAREWELALPSEITAEDRSQITRDFAQELVSRYGVAVDVAIHAPHREGDQRNHHAHVLTSTRKLEADGFTAKTRVLDSAKTGGVEIEQMRGLWAELQNRALERAGEVERVDHRSLEAQREAALERGDELTAEELDRDPELKLGPAANSMERRAKVMAERQGREYKPVTERGAVVHAARQARAAFREMRERLDIARETYGAEREAGQGRVSAGLAALRAATAKDRDRNPEDFRERLARVVDRSRDQDDTPKPEGRNYARERLKEIMEKDAGRDGQSAVHKLDGHSEFDLGEDTGREARKPSVKERLKDVLNKPREKLEVEDERDQEKEQEVEKDRDIDRDPGLSH
- a CDS encoding ArdC family protein — its product is MTAEKFDVYSHVTNQIIAQIEAGTPPWRKPWTGGGVSVSLPERFNGEAYRGINILMLWATAMAKDYSSARWMTFNQAKQLGGHVRKGEKSATVVKYGTVEREDENGEERQISYAKAYRVFNADQIEGLPAEFYILLDPPRDLDTVADTELEAFFAATGAQIDTTEEPRAYYNIKTDRIHMPPIGTFHRAAGYYGTLAHELTHNAEVRIMPRRSSLTAAQWEDQRGVSA